In Solanum pennellii chromosome 7, SPENNV200, the following are encoded in one genomic region:
- the LOC107024312 gene encoding 36.4 kDa proline-rich protein-like, giving the protein MESSNTKTTTLFFISMLLISSSLTPILGCGHCKKHKKKPIIISPPPPIEVPTTSCPIDTIKLGACVDLLGGLVHIGLGNPVVNECCPIIEGLVEIEAAVCLCTTLKLKLLNLNLYVPLALQLLLTCGKTPPPGYTCSL; this is encoded by the coding sequence atggaGTCTTCAAATACCAAAACAACAACTCTTTTTTTCATCTCCATGTTACTCATTTCTTCATCATTAACTCCTATTCTTGGTTGTGGCCATTGcaaaaaacacaagaaaaagCCCATTATAATTAGTCCACCACCACCAATAGAGGTACCAACTACTTCTTGTCCAATTGATACTATTAAGCTTGGGGCTTGTGTGGATCTTCTTGGTGGGCTTGTTCATATTGGGCTTGGTAATCCTGTTGTTAATGAATGTTGTCCAATTATTGAAGGGCTTGTGGAAATTGAAGCTGCTGTTTGTCTTTGTACAACTCTTAAGCTTAAGCTTTTGAATCTTAACCTTTATGTCCCATTGGCACTTCAATTGCTTCTTACTTGTGGAAAGACTCCACCTCCTGGTTACACTTGCTCTTTGTAG